The Narcine bancroftii isolate sNarBan1 chromosome 8, sNarBan1.hap1, whole genome shotgun sequence region GATGACTCATGATGAATTTTCCAGCCTTTTTTGAGACTGTTTACCAGAAATTATTGCATCCAGTGCTTTTACAATCTGATAACTGGTTCAGAGAATGCAAATTGTTAGTGAAGATCAGTTAAGATGACTCAAAATATAAGAACTTAATGCCATTGAGTAAACATAAATACTGTGCTATAAATTCTTTTTAACATTCACATCCCTCTGGaaaaaagataaattgggaataAGAGGGTTGAAtcagaaatataaaaataaataacttgGAAACTATGTCTAATGAGGTTGTCcagacagggtggtggtggatgttTAAGCATTTGTACAGCATTGACACAGTAAGGATAATTATTCTCTTTGCTTCCATGGGAATTGGCAGCTtctaatatatttataaatatgtctttacaCATTTAAAACCAATTCTCTGTTATATTAGGCAAAACATAAAATTTGGTAGATCTGTCACCCACACTCTTTCAAGTCCAAAGGATGTGGATAGAGTAAGTTAATTTAGTCATTCATCACTGTACCTGGCTGAACCATATTATTATGTCCTGTTTTCTTCTGCCAAAATTGATCGAATACGTTGGTAGATTTTCTACAAACTGCAAGAATAACAAGGGAAAAACAGCAGGGAATGGCAACTTTCCTCGTTTTGAAGCTGTAGAGGATTCAAGAATTTAAAGAAAGGTGTAATATTCATTCAAGAGGTCTTGAAATTCTTATGTACTGTGGCAAGCCCAACAATTATACTGGATTTAGGTTACAAAAATAATTGAGTGGGATGGTGGGTAGTGAGAGAGCATTTTAATGGCAGTAATTATAATTCAGTTAGATTTAGCAATCATTGAGATAAAGAACAAAGATCATATATTTTTGGAATATCTCAAGGAGGATATAGAAAGGGAAACTTTTGACAAATAATGAGAGTGCCTCAATACAGCAGAAAGCCAGGGTGAAAATAGTGGGTGTATAttttttaacacacacacacacactgatacttagaaaaatatattaaaaaagaaatgcTCTTATTAGATTTAAACTGGTAAACTGAGCGTGGTGGTGGTAGATGTGTATGTACATTTGGATTGAGGTATGTGGAATATTGGAATTGATAAACAGAGAgaggaaatagagagagagagagagagtgagtgagagaaataGACAGACACTCAGACAGAGGACATAAGAAGATTCCTAGCATCTTTAAACGTGGATAGCTAGCCAGGTGCAGTGAAAATACATTGTAGGTTCAGACTATTGTTTTTCAATCCCCTTTGACTATAGTTATGGGACAGAAGAATTGGAATATAACCAATGTACTAATGCTattcattattcaaaataaaagaaGAGATAGATAGCATCAACATAGGTCAAAATATGGTGGGCAGAAAAATCTGCAGGGCTGTGTAAACAGCATCTAGCGAAGCAGAAATTAATTATTGAGCATCAGCGTGGATTTGTTAAACTCATGTCTTATCAAATTAAATGACAAAAGAGGCAATTGCAACTCATTCCAGGGAAGTTGGGGAGGGCAGCACAATTCAAAAGGTTAAATGTGCATGAGAATTCATGAACATGGTAAGAAACTAAGAGGCGTAAAGGAATAGAAGGATTTTGGAGTGCATTTTCACAAATCCATGAAGGTAACAGGACAGAGTTAGCTGAGGGAATGGAGGATACTCAGCTGGTCTGGAAACAtcagtggagagaaaaaaaagcaaagttaATCTAGTTCCTTTTTTCACAGATGGTCCCTAaccacatttccagcattttctgattttatttcagataacaaacatctgatttttttctcttcaatAGCCAATataggaggttaaaaaaaatctaccatCTAAGTGTTTACCTTTGGAGGCACAAAGTCATTCTGAAACTTTGATTGATTGAAAGGAGAATTGAGTTCAAAGGTACATTTTGTGCTGATTTGCGGACACCCTGTATCAAGTATGAATTTAGTTCACTAAAGAACAATAAATGATGTCCTTGTGTTCCTATGACAGGGAGATGAGGACGATCCTTGGAGTCAAGATGTTATAACCCGATCCCTTCAGTGGGCAGATGGTTTTGTTTTAGTCTTTTCGCTTACTGACATGGACAGCTGGAAAACTCTCCGTCCACTCCATCAGCAAATCAGGAAAATTTACCCCAACGCCCGACTTCCAATTGCACTGATAGGAAACAAAGCTGACTTACCTCATGCACGCCAAGTCGAAACCAGTAAAGGGGTCCAGTTGGCAGATGAAATGGGGGGAACTTATTTTGAAGTctctgcaagggaaaattgtaaTGAAGTCTGTGATGCTTTCCACCAAGTCTGCCAAGACATTAGTAAAGTGATTGGAAGCAGCAACGGAGAGAAGAAAAGAGGACTGCTTTTAGCTAGGCCTAAATCACCAAACATGCAAGATTTTGGAAGGCGCTTAAAACAAGCTCTATCATCAAAAGTAAAATCTACTAGTGCTGTTTAATTTTTGCTTATATGTGCAGGTTCCCAGTTTCAAATGTTTACTTTAGAGATAAATGGGAATTGTGTTCAGAGGACTCCAATTAAATGAAAACCACAAGATGGTTTAAGGACTTAAAAATACAAAGAGTGGCTTACTTGCAGTTTTCAGTTTCCAGCTCTGTTGTATTCCTAATGACAAAATTTAAACTGTCGGGCACCTTATTGCTCTAGTCTAGATTAAGGGTGAACAGATGATGTTTACAGTCATTAGAGCAGCATCCGATTTTGTGCCATTAATCTGCTAAATTACATCGTTAAAATAATTTCTAGACTGACAGAATAGAAGTTGACAAGCATCCACAGGGTTTGCTGATTTGCTTAGCACTTTGAAGCATGGTTAGCACCATGCTATTATTGCACCagaaaccagggttcaaatccggccctgtctataaggaatttgaatgttcttcctgtgacctgtgtgggtttcctctgggtgcaccagTTTTCTCTCATCTTCCAAAATCCTACAGGATTGGTTGGtttattaggtgtaattgggcagcatcggTTTTGTGGACTGGAAGGGGATTCTACTctcctgtatcattaaaattcaaaaaaataataataaaccaAATAGACTGACAAGCTTGAAATTAAACCCCACAGCCTACAGACATTATTGATTGAAATGGGCCTTGAAAGAACTGGATATgaataaaatagatttttttggtaGGTTATGATATGGAATTATCAAACCAGAGTTCAAAGCCTTCCATGGCAGAGTGTATATCTGAATCAGCAAATGAAGCAACTCCTTCTCCCAGCGACCTTGGTTTCATGAGTCACTGAGAAACTTTTCTTGAAGGCCATCAGTGACTACAGTTGATACTGAGACAATGGAGAATAGAAGCTGTGATGTCTCCTTACGTTCCGGTTGTGATCCTCAGATAGATGCTGCGATGTGAGGAACAAGGTCTGCGGGCCCAAGAAGCAACAGTATAGTGAAAAGATGCAATGAATGGAACCTGGTGGAGGCAGAGCGCCCTGATTAGATAAGAAAAGTATTTACACTGATTCTCGCAACACAAGCACTATTGTTATTATAAGCATGTACCGCAATAATCCCCCAACTTTTAATGGCACACACGTTgcaaatgaccccccccccccccagtgtcgTACATGgctcacaacctggagtggacCTTGGGACCTAGTTGTTCCATGTGTTTGGCTCTATACTTCAGCCAGCTAATGGGGCCAGCTCAGGAATGCCCAAAAAGGGCAGATGGATGGTTAAGGGGGCCAGTGGCGAGTTGTGAATTCTTTCAAAGAGGACAATGGCATGATCACTATGGGTGATCTTAACTTTGGTTGGCAGATGTGATGGCTTCTGGTCAGGTTTCTGCTGGAaggatcacatgaccctccatactACAGATGCCTTACTTCATTTTTGGGAAAAAAGTTTTGCTCAGGTACTGTCTAAGATTTCCCTATGTCTAGTTCACATTGTCACCTGGAAATTCATATCAATGCAAATGTCATGTTGCTGAATGGACATCAAGGACTGAAAGATAGGGAATATGAAACATAACATAGATCAGGAGAGAAGGAGCGGAGATGCAGTCCTGCTCCCCAGGGTCCTACTACCCAGCGCTGATGCTGATGG contains the following coding sequences:
- the rasl11a gene encoding ras-like protein family member 11A-like, giving the protein MLLSHYTMSNSSSNFLLVPIPEVPVVDCLHNKNVKIAVLGAGSVGKTALIVRFLTKRFIGDYEPNTGALYSRQVNIEGDQVTLQVQDTPFVIQGDEDDPWSQDVITRSLQWADGFVLVFSLTDMDSWKTLRPLHQQIRKIYPNARLPIALIGNKADLPHARQVETSKGVQLADEMGGTYFEVSARENCNEVCDAFHQVCQDISKVIGSSNGEKKRGLLLARPKSPNMQDFGRRLKQALSSKVKSTSAV